A single Kiritimatiellia bacterium DNA region contains:
- a CDS encoding FAD:protein FMN transferase, producing MTPSPADLDRLRRRRHATQAMATHWTIWFDPGIPDSVAAGAAEDAFRLLERLEALWSRFRGSSDIARLNAAAGQMVVIAPETRALLEFAERMRAQTGGAFDIAWSAPPEVPRGIEFDPQLPRARLRDARLRLDLGGIGKGAALDVLADHLHRNWALDSALLEAGGSTALALKPPRDTPGWPVSMTTAQQVEVIWLGERALSASGPEVRGAHIVDPRTGRPRTGYRRVWALAPTAAEADALSTAFAAMAPEEVSHWFRTARPGRAARLWLEGPGGGELRSFGQWPPATPAPIPEGSAASRPD from the coding sequence ATGACCCCGAGCCCCGCCGACCTCGATCGCCTTCGCCGGCGCCGCCACGCGACGCAAGCGATGGCGACGCACTGGACGATCTGGTTCGATCCGGGGATCCCCGATTCGGTCGCGGCCGGCGCCGCGGAGGACGCGTTCCGACTGCTCGAACGGCTCGAGGCGTTGTGGTCCCGTTTCCGCGGCTCGAGCGATATCGCGCGGCTCAACGCCGCAGCCGGCCAGATGGTGGTGATTGCGCCGGAAACCCGCGCGCTGCTCGAGTTCGCCGAACGGATGCGCGCCCAGACCGGTGGCGCGTTCGACATCGCATGGTCGGCTCCGCCGGAGGTCCCGCGCGGCATCGAGTTCGACCCGCAGCTGCCCCGTGCGCGCCTTCGCGACGCGCGATTGCGCCTTGATCTGGGGGGCATCGGGAAGGGCGCTGCACTGGATGTGCTCGCGGACCATCTCCATCGCAACTGGGCGCTGGACTCCGCGCTGCTCGAGGCGGGGGGCAGTACCGCGCTGGCGCTGAAGCCGCCGCGCGACACGCCAGGGTGGCCGGTCTCGATGACCACAGCGCAGCAGGTGGAGGTGATCTGGCTCGGCGAACGTGCGCTCAGCGCCAGCGGGCCGGAAGTGCGCGGCGCGCATATTGTGGACCCGCGCACCGGACGCCCGCGGACCGGCTACCGACGGGTGTGGGCGCTGGCGCCTACCGCCGCAGAGGCGGACGCGCTCTCCACTGCCTTTGCCGCGATGGCACCGGAGGAGGTCAGCCACTGGTTTCGCACCGCCCGCCCCGGCCGCGCGGCGCGACTCTGGCTGGAGGGTCCGGGCGGCGGAGAGCTCCGCTCGTTCGGCCAGTGGCCGCCGGCCACGCCGGCGCCCATCCCGGAAGGGTCAGCCGCTTCCCGGCCGGACTGA
- a CDS encoding TIGR03663 family protein, whose translation MNRLVIAIWLAMICLAAGALRWHRLDRRPMHTDEAVQAVKTGHLLETGVYRYDPREYHGPTLYYLAALAARLAGIVRFEDLSERQLRSVTAVFGVATIALSWLLYPPLRRSGLLIAALLMAAQPFLVFYSGYFIQETLLVAFTAGLVGALWRYLRSPAAGWAVLGGLFGGLMAATKETFVITLAAIAAGLGAAMIGGLRLPGGTEPRAVARHAAVAAAVALAVAAAWFSSWFTHPAGVADAVRAFAHFAERAGGQGHEKPWWYHLRLLFAHRAGPLGIWSQWPPVVLAVAGGLLALRPRFRAEPVRPFLVFGTVFNASLLGIYSAIPYKTPWLTLTAVWGLCVLGGAAAQLIWNLGVTRRWPRWTVALLLAAGLADAGRQLRWMKTTLAADPRNPCVYEHTSTDLLNGVRLVHEAAEVVPAGHDLLIAVVAEEYWPLPWYLRRFPNVGYWSAPPADLPRPPDVVIATPATAAAVDAWLDGPQVKSTFGLRPTTAILIYLPQPIWTAVLERRNAAAAPR comes from the coding sequence ATGAACCGGCTCGTCATCGCGATCTGGCTGGCGATGATCTGTCTGGCCGCGGGCGCGCTGCGATGGCACCGGCTGGATCGGCGTCCGATGCACACGGACGAGGCGGTCCAGGCGGTGAAGACCGGCCATCTGCTCGAGACCGGTGTCTACCGCTACGATCCGCGCGAATATCACGGGCCGACGCTGTACTACCTGGCCGCGCTCGCCGCGCGCCTCGCCGGCATCGTTCGCTTCGAGGACCTCTCGGAACGGCAGCTGCGTTCGGTCACCGCAGTGTTTGGAGTTGCGACGATCGCGCTGAGCTGGCTGTTGTACCCGCCGTTGCGGCGCAGCGGGCTACTGATCGCGGCGCTGCTGATGGCCGCGCAGCCGTTTCTTGTTTTCTATTCCGGCTACTTCATTCAGGAAACGCTGCTCGTCGCGTTCACCGCCGGGCTGGTCGGCGCGCTGTGGCGCTATCTGCGGTCGCCGGCGGCGGGCTGGGCGGTGCTGGGCGGCCTGTTCGGCGGACTGATGGCGGCAACGAAGGAGACATTCGTGATCACGCTGGCGGCGATCGCCGCCGGCCTCGGTGCCGCGATGATCGGCGGATTGCGTCTGCCGGGCGGGACAGAGCCTCGCGCGGTGGCCCGCCACGCGGCGGTCGCCGCCGCAGTGGCGCTGGCCGTCGCGGCGGCGTGGTTCTCTTCGTGGTTCACGCATCCGGCCGGCGTCGCGGACGCGGTGCGCGCGTTCGCGCACTTCGCGGAACGCGCGGGCGGCCAGGGTCACGAGAAGCCGTGGTGGTATCACCTGCGGCTGCTGTTCGCGCATCGGGCGGGTCCGCTCGGCATCTGGAGCCAGTGGCCGCCCGTCGTGCTCGCGGTGGCCGGTGGTCTGCTTGCGCTGCGGCCGCGGTTTCGTGCGGAGCCGGTGCGTCCGTTCCTGGTCTTTGGGACGGTGTTCAACGCGTCACTGCTGGGCATCTACTCCGCGATCCCCTACAAGACGCCGTGGTTGACGCTGACCGCGGTGTGGGGGCTCTGCGTGCTGGGTGGCGCCGCCGCTCAGCTGATCTGGAATCTCGGCGTGACACGGCGCTGGCCCCGCTGGACAGTGGCGCTGCTACTGGCGGCCGGCCTCGCCGACGCGGGGCGTCAGCTGCGCTGGATGAAGACGACGCTCGCCGCCGATCCGCGGAATCCGTGCGTGTACGAACACACCTCGACCGACCTCCTCAACGGCGTGCGGCTCGTGCACGAGGCCGCGGAAGTGGTGCCGGCCGGCCACGACTTGCTCATCGCGGTGGTCGCGGAGGAGTACTGGCCGCTGCCGTGGTATCTGCGCCGGTTCCCGAATGTCGGCTACTGGTCCGCGCCGCCGGCCGACCTGCCCCGCCCGCCCGACGTGGTGATCGCGACCCCGGCGACCGCCGCTGCGGTGGATGCCTGGCTCGACGGTCCTCAGGTCAAGTCCACGTTCGGCCTCCGGCCGACGACCGCAATTCTGATCTATCTGCCCCAACCGATCTGGACCGCAGTGCTCGAGCGCCGGAACGCCGCAGCGGCCCCGCGATGA
- a CDS encoding RluA family pseudouridine synthase — translation MNATGGSSPRTSVRTFRAEAADDGQPLERVLMRRLRLSRRGARRLLDTRRVFVNGRRVWIAHHRVRAGDHIETPAVVAPFGAVPIRVLYEDEELLVVDKPAGIVTTGEEGVEGRLQRERGEPELRAVHRLDRDTTGCLLLARSAAARERLVEDFRAGRVRKRYRAIAIGRWPAEETEIRRPIEGRSALTRVRVIAANAMASHLVLEIETGRTHQIRRHLAGRGHPVAGDPLYSAGVSVGPELRAVPRPMLHAEHLELPGASGRRVAASAPLPADFLEVLRLLGLFGRPGPTGGARAE, via the coding sequence GTGAACGCGACCGGCGGATCGTCCCCTCGCACCAGCGTGCGGACCTTTCGAGCGGAAGCGGCCGATGACGGCCAGCCGCTCGAACGCGTGTTGATGCGACGGCTCCGGCTGTCCCGGCGCGGCGCGCGCCGGCTGCTCGACACGCGGCGGGTGTTTGTGAATGGGCGGCGCGTCTGGATCGCTCATCACCGGGTTCGGGCCGGTGACCACATCGAGACGCCTGCGGTGGTCGCGCCGTTCGGTGCCGTGCCGATTCGCGTTCTGTACGAGGACGAAGAACTTCTGGTGGTGGACAAACCGGCGGGCATCGTGACGACCGGTGAGGAGGGCGTCGAGGGTCGCCTTCAGCGCGAACGGGGCGAACCCGAGCTGCGTGCGGTCCATCGGCTGGATCGGGACACCACCGGCTGCCTGCTGCTGGCCCGCTCCGCGGCGGCACGGGAGCGGTTGGTGGAGGACTTCCGCGCCGGCCGGGTGCGCAAACGCTACCGGGCGATCGCGATCGGCCGCTGGCCCGCGGAGGAGACAGAAATCCGCCGGCCGATCGAGGGACGCAGTGCGCTGACCCGCGTTCGGGTCATCGCGGCGAATGCGATGGCGTCGCACCTCGTGCTGGAGATTGAGACAGGCCGCACGCATCAGATCCGACGCCATCTGGCGGGCCGCGGCCATCCGGTCGCCGGCGATCCGCTCTACAGTGCCGGCGTGAGCGTGGGGCCAGAGCTCCGCGCGGTGCCGCGTCCGATGTTGCATGCGGAACACCTCGAGCTGCCGGGGGCGTCGGGCCGGCGGGTTGCGGCGAGTGCGCCGCTGCCTGCGGACTTTCTCGAAGTGCTGCGACTTCTGGGGCTCTTCGGTCGGCCTGGGCCGACGGGCGGAGCGCGCGCCGAGTGA
- a CDS encoding iron-containing alcohol dehydrogenase: protein MNDVVSELVREMASCVAAARAAGLRLPAVVEFEPGALGRLRAVVRMVASGPGPVLVVANRSVSDAARRAAIQHAVGEPLEWREVRGEPACDTIHALAEVARNLQPRLVIGLGGGSAIDAAKAVAALVRNEGAVEEYLEGAQPRRVLDAAPVPVIAIPTTAGTGAEMTRNAVIGWPARRVKRSLRDDRLMPAAAVVDPQWTLELPVSPTLSSGLDALTQLMECCISRRAMPTTTGLALRALRWIRWALPAALERPHNLAARTAMAAAASVSGICLANAGLAMAHGIAAALGAVRPVPHGWVCGVLLPHTLRFNCAVAKSALAEVMGAWLGKPASVPRIVEEGLADLEEWYRRLGVAPDFRELRLTSAEIEEIAVGSLGRSMDGNPVPMTADSVRAFLHPLC from the coding sequence ATGAACGATGTGGTGAGCGAACTGGTGCGGGAGATGGCCTCGTGCGTCGCAGCCGCGCGCGCGGCGGGGTTGCGGCTGCCCGCGGTGGTGGAGTTTGAACCCGGCGCCCTCGGGCGGCTGCGCGCAGTGGTGCGGATGGTTGCGAGCGGCCCAGGGCCGGTGCTGGTGGTCGCCAACCGGTCCGTGAGCGATGCGGCTCGCCGGGCGGCGATCCAGCACGCGGTCGGCGAACCGCTCGAGTGGCGGGAGGTCCGCGGCGAGCCCGCCTGTGACACGATCCACGCACTCGCGGAGGTCGCGCGCAACCTGCAGCCTCGGCTCGTGATCGGGCTGGGGGGTGGCAGCGCCATCGATGCGGCAAAAGCGGTTGCGGCGCTCGTGCGCAACGAGGGGGCCGTGGAGGAGTATCTGGAGGGCGCACAGCCGCGCCGCGTGCTCGATGCCGCGCCGGTGCCAGTGATTGCGATACCGACCACCGCCGGCACCGGCGCGGAGATGACGCGCAACGCGGTGATCGGCTGGCCGGCGCGCCGCGTCAAGCGAAGTCTGCGCGACGACCGACTGATGCCCGCGGCAGCCGTGGTGGACCCCCAGTGGACGCTGGAGCTACCGGTCTCCCCGACGTTGTCCAGCGGCCTCGACGCGCTGACGCAGCTGATGGAGTGCTGCATTTCGCGCCGCGCGATGCCGACGACGACCGGACTGGCCTTGCGAGCGCTGCGATGGATCCGGTGGGCGTTGCCGGCGGCGCTCGAGCGGCCGCACAACCTTGCGGCACGCACGGCGATGGCCGCAGCGGCGTCGGTCAGCGGCATTTGCCTGGCGAACGCCGGGCTCGCGATGGCGCACGGTATTGCGGCGGCCCTGGGCGCGGTACGGCCGGTGCCGCACGGGTGGGTGTGTGGCGTGCTGCTGCCCCATACCCTGCGGTTCAACTGCGCGGTGGCGAAATCCGCGCTCGCGGAAGTGATGGGGGCGTGGTTGGGGAAGCCCGCCAGTGTGCCCAGAATCGTCGAGGAGGGACTGGCGGATCTTGAAGAGTGGTATCGCCGGCTGGGCGTGGCGCCGGACTTCCGCGAGCTGCGGCTGACGTCGGCTGAAATTGAAGAGATCGCGGTTGGATCGCTCGGCCGCAGCATGGACGGCAACCCCGTGCCGATGACGGCGGATTCGGTGCGGGCGTTTTTACATCCGTTGTGCTAG
- a CDS encoding trypsin-like peptidase domain-containing protein, with the protein MRAAASRWFWRLSCLLAIAGAEAGRAVVIAGGDGLGNTNAPPDDPGWANVGQFNVGQNSAVYLGNRWVLTAWHVYSNDQPTQVRFGGTWYPLESNTWTRITNSSGTFADMVLVRTQTAPPLPDVTLRSSQIPDNAQLVMIGNGRQRHPTNSYWNSSWQETNAAGAVYTGFKMTTGSLQQRWGLNTIDNPFKSVNVFDLYYMLTTTSFRVTFNDDAGPNEAQAVIGDSGGPVFYKSGATWELVGMLYNVGVEPGQPWPSAIVYGNRSWAANLTTAVYYDQLAAAIPEPGIVGMGALAAGVLQVFRRLRRRLLANGEWSDEGPADLGGSL; encoded by the coding sequence ATGAGAGCAGCGGCGTCACGATGGTTCTGGCGGCTGAGCTGCCTTTTGGCGATCGCCGGGGCCGAGGCCGGGCGGGCGGTGGTGATCGCGGGCGGCGACGGTCTCGGCAACACAAATGCGCCACCCGACGACCCTGGATGGGCCAACGTGGGGCAGTTCAACGTCGGCCAAAACAGTGCGGTGTATCTCGGCAACCGCTGGGTGCTGACCGCCTGGCACGTCTATTCGAACGACCAGCCCACACAGGTGCGGTTCGGCGGCACCTGGTACCCGCTGGAGTCGAACACCTGGACGCGCATCACCAACTCCAGCGGCACCTTCGCGGACATGGTGCTGGTCCGAACCCAAACCGCGCCGCCGCTCCCGGACGTGACGCTACGGTCCTCGCAGATTCCCGACAACGCACAGCTGGTCATGATCGGCAACGGTCGTCAGCGGCATCCGACCAACAGCTACTGGAACTCCTCCTGGCAGGAGACCAACGCGGCAGGCGCGGTGTATACCGGCTTCAAGATGACGACCGGTTCGTTGCAGCAGCGGTGGGGGCTCAACACCATTGACAACCCGTTCAAGAGCGTCAACGTCTTCGACCTTTACTACATGCTGACGACGACCTCGTTCCGCGTCACGTTCAACGACGATGCGGGCCCGAACGAGGCGCAAGCGGTGATCGGGGACTCGGGCGGGCCCGTATTCTACAAGTCCGGCGCAACTTGGGAGCTGGTCGGCATGTTGTACAACGTCGGCGTCGAACCCGGGCAGCCCTGGCCGTCGGCCATCGTGTATGGGAACCGCAGCTGGGCGGCGAACCTGACCACCGCGGTGTACTACGACCAGCTCGCCGCCGCGATCCCCGAGCCGGGCATCGTGGGGATGGGTGCGCTGGCGGCCGGCGTGCTGCAGGTGTTCCGACGGCTGCGTCGCCGGCTGCTGGCCAATGGCGAGTGGTCCGACGAGGGCCCCGCCGACCTTGGCGGCAGCCTGTAG
- a CDS encoding sugar phosphate isomerase/epimerase: MNRRSFLQHGAAAAFAIWSASRTRAQTAEAVLNLSSQESRVPGATLKEKVANLVAWGANGIELHGNPKGRIAEIREALAGTPVKVSALCWGSHKGDLVSTDADRRRKGIEALRDALSTAGELGARGVIFVPCFHKESELPPAELDKILLDILPALGEHAVKCNTRVLLEPLNKGETFYLNRVEQAAELCRKVNSPGIALMADFYHMSREETDQCAAIVAGGPWLHHVHIATGKSRILPGQEEHSFVEGMRGLRKIGYVGFCSLECGIRKGTDPMVEVPRAFETLREQWKLSAL; encoded by the coding sequence ATGAACCGTCGTTCATTTCTCCAACATGGAGCGGCCGCCGCGTTCGCGATCTGGAGCGCTTCGCGCACGCGCGCGCAGACCGCGGAGGCGGTACTGAATCTGTCGAGTCAGGAGAGCCGGGTGCCCGGCGCCACCTTGAAGGAGAAGGTCGCGAACCTCGTCGCGTGGGGCGCGAACGGCATTGAGCTGCACGGCAACCCGAAAGGGCGCATCGCGGAGATCCGCGAGGCGCTCGCGGGCACACCGGTGAAAGTCAGCGCGCTGTGCTGGGGCTCGCACAAAGGGGATCTGGTCTCCACCGACGCCGATCGTCGCCGGAAGGGCATCGAGGCGCTGCGCGACGCGCTCTCGACCGCGGGCGAGCTCGGCGCGCGCGGTGTCATCTTCGTGCCCTGCTTCCACAAGGAAAGCGAGCTGCCGCCCGCCGAGCTGGACAAGATCCTGCTCGACATCCTGCCGGCGCTGGGGGAACACGCCGTCAAGTGCAACACGCGCGTGCTGCTCGAGCCGTTGAACAAGGGCGAAACGTTCTACCTGAACCGGGTCGAACAGGCGGCCGAACTCTGCCGAAAGGTGAACTCGCCGGGCATCGCCCTGATGGCGGACTTCTACCACATGTCCCGCGAAGAGACCGACCAGTGTGCCGCGATCGTCGCGGGGGGCCCGTGGCTGCACCACGTGCACATCGCCACCGGCAAATCTCGCATCCTCCCCGGTCAGGAGGAGCACAGCTTCGTGGAAGGCATGCGAGGGCTCCGCAAAATCGGCTACGTCGGGTTCTGCAGTCTCGAGTGCGGCATCCGCAAAGGCACCGACCCCATGGTCGAGGTGCCGCGCGCATTTGAGACGCTGCGAGAGCAGTGGAAGCTCTCGGCGCTCTGA
- a CDS encoding antibiotic biosynthesis monooxygenase, with the protein MIVTLVHVRVKSEHLADFIEATRRNHEASIREPGCRRFDVLQSADDPTHFVLYEAYASEADAAAHKQTPHYAAWRDAVAPWMAEPRRGDRYHALAPSG; encoded by the coding sequence ATGATCGTGACCCTCGTGCACGTGCGCGTGAAATCCGAGCATCTGGCCGACTTCATCGAGGCCACCCGCCGCAACCACGAGGCCTCGATCCGCGAGCCGGGCTGCCGCCGGTTCGACGTGCTGCAGTCCGCCGATGACCCGACGCACTTCGTGCTGTACGAGGCCTATGCGAGCGAGGCCGACGCGGCCGCACACAAACAGACGCCGCACTATGCGGCCTGGCGCGACGCGGTTGCGCCGTGGATGGCCGAGCCGCGCCGTGGGGACCGCTACCACGCGCTGGCGCCGTCAGGCTGA
- the dapB gene encoding 4-hydroxy-tetrahydrodipicolinate reductase: protein MTKVVVVGAAGRMGRTLVRCIATRAVPEVELVGAVDLWDSPEIGRDAGLVAGAGELGVALTANLAAVAPAADVVIDFSAHHGTAGNASRCAEWRRALVIGTTGLNAEERREVELAARRIPVVMSPNMSVGVNLLLALVERAARALRGRGYDVEIIERHHRQKRDAPSGTALALGEAVARGFEWPWDEVAVHGRHGMSPHARPERQIGFHAVRGGDLVGDHTVLLAGAGECIELSHRATSRETFAVGALQAARWIVGRPPGLYSMRDVLELDTPTETSP from the coding sequence ATGACCAAGGTGGTGGTGGTGGGCGCGGCGGGCCGGATGGGCCGCACCCTGGTGCGCTGCATCGCGACGCGCGCGGTGCCGGAGGTGGAGCTGGTCGGCGCGGTGGACCTGTGGGACAGTCCGGAGATCGGACGCGATGCCGGGCTGGTCGCCGGCGCGGGCGAGCTGGGCGTTGCGCTCACCGCCAACCTCGCCGCCGTCGCGCCGGCCGCGGACGTCGTGATCGACTTCAGTGCCCATCACGGCACCGCCGGCAACGCGTCGCGCTGCGCGGAATGGCGGCGCGCGTTGGTGATCGGCACCACCGGCCTGAACGCGGAGGAGCGGCGAGAGGTCGAGCTGGCCGCGCGGCGGATCCCGGTCGTGATGTCGCCGAACATGAGCGTGGGCGTGAACCTGCTGCTGGCGCTGGTCGAGCGGGCGGCGCGCGCGCTGCGCGGCCGCGGCTACGACGTGGAAATCATCGAGCGCCATCACCGCCAGAAGCGCGACGCGCCCAGCGGCACCGCGCTGGCGCTCGGCGAGGCGGTCGCGCGCGGGTTCGAGTGGCCGTGGGACGAGGTCGCGGTGCACGGACGCCACGGGATGAGCCCGCACGCGCGGCCGGAGCGCCAGATCGGATTCCACGCGGTGCGAGGCGGGGACCTTGTGGGCGACCACACAGTGCTGCTGGCCGGCGCGGGGGAGTGCATCGAGCTCTCGCACCGCGCGACGAGCCGTGAGACGTTCGCGGTCGGCGCGCTGCAGGCGGCACGGTGGATCGTCGGCCGGCCACCGGGCCTCTACTCGATGCGCGATGTGCTGGAGCTCGACACCCCAACGGAGACATCACCATGA